In Zingiber officinale cultivar Zhangliang chromosome 1A, Zo_v1.1, whole genome shotgun sequence, a genomic segment contains:
- the LOC122015773 gene encoding 5-oxoprolinase-like, protein MGSLKEGKFRFCIDRGGTFTDIYAEVPGQSEGCVMKLLSVDPLNYDDAPIEGIRRILEEFTGQKIPRSSKIPTEKIEWIRMGTTVATNALLERKGERIALCVTRGFRDLLQIGNQARPKIFDLTVSKPSNLYEEVVEVDERIELVIDEKNVTSSIEGISGELVKVTRPIDIDGLRYSLKHLLDKGIYCLAVVLMHSYTYPQHEILVEKLALSMGFRHVSLSSALTPMVRAVPRGLTATVDAYLTPVIKEYLTGFMSRFEDGADKVNVLFMQSDGGLAPEQRFSGHKAVLSGPAGGVVGYSQTLFELETSKPLIGFDMGGTSTDVSRYDGSYEQVLETQIAGAIIQAPQLAINTVAAGGGSKLKFQFGSFHVGPESVGAHPGPVCYRKGGELAVTDANLILGTVIPDFFPSIFGPNEDQPLDVEATRKEFTKLALEINSYRKSQDSSVKNMTIEEIALGFVNVANETMCRPIRQLTEMKGHETKNHALACFGGAGPQHACAIARSLGMSEVLIHRFCGILSAYGMGLADVVEEVQKPYSAVYSTDSVLEASRRESVLLTQVRGKLRDQGFGEESIKTETYLNLRYEGTDTAIMVKKPTGVDDYAVEFERIFQKEYGFKLQNRKILICDVRVRGVGVTNIMKPRELETSRTTPQPEGSYKIFFGKEWYQTPLFKLEKLGYGHVLAGPAIIMNGNSTVIVEPNCVASITRYGNIRIEIHSASATVDITEKVADVVQLSIFNHRFMGIAEQMGRTLQRTSISTNIKERLDFSCALFGPDGGLVANAPHVPVHLGAMSSTVCWQLEYWDDDLREGDVLVTNHPSAGGSHLPDITVITPVFDNDKLVFFVASRGHHAEIGGITPGSMPPFSKSLWEEGATIKAFKLVKGGIFQEEGIINLLINPCSDEKSSNKIPGTRRIQDNLSDLRAQVAANQRGITLIKELIDQYGLTTVQSYMNYVQKNAEEAVREMLKAVAAKLERETGSTVVEEEDYMDDGSIIHLKLSIDAKNGEATFDFEGTSSEVYGNWNAPQAVTAAAVIYCLRCLVDVDIPLNQGCLAPVTIHIPDGSFLSPSDKAAVVGGNVLTSQRVTDVILTSFQACACSQGCMNNLTFGDDTFGYYETIGGGSGAGPTWDGTSGVQCHMTNTRMTDPEIFEQRYPVLLHKFGLRENSGGAGYHRGGDGLVREIEFRKQIVVSILSERRVHAPRGLKGGKDGARGTNYLIKRDKRRVYLGGKNTVKVDAGEILQICTPGGGGFGSPL, encoded by the coding sequence ATGGGAAGCTTAAAGGAGGGGAAGTTCAGGTTTTGCATTGACAGAGGAGGAACATTTACTGATATCTATGCTGAAGTCCCTGGACAATCAGAAGGGTGTGTTATGAAACTCTTATCAGTGGATCCTCTGAACTATGATGATGCTCCTATTGAAGGAATACGGAGAATCCTGGAAGAGTTCACTGGCCAAAAGATTCCCAGATCCTCCAAGATCCCTACTGAGAAGATTGAGTGGATCCGGATGGGCACTACTGTTGCAACAAATGCTCTCCTAGAAAGGAAAGGGGAGCGTATTGCTCTTTGTGTGACTCGTGGATTCAGAGATTTGCTCCAGATTGGTAACCAAGCACGGCCGAAGATCTTTGACCTTACAGTTTCAAAACCATCAAATCTCTATGAGGAAGTTGTGGAGGTTGATGAGAGGATTGAACTTGTCATCGACGAGAAGAATGTGACTTCTTCAATTGAAGGCATATCTGGGGAGCTTGTCAAGGTGACAAGGCCCATCGACATAGATGGGCTGCGCTATTCTCTGAAACATCTGCTTGACAAAGGAATATACTGTTTGGCTGTGGTCTTAATGCATTCCTACACCTACCCTCAGCACGAAATTTTGGTCGAGAAGTTAGCACTGAGTATGGGTTTCAGGCATGTATCTTTATCTTCAGCTTTGACTCCCATGGTCCGAGCTGTGCCTCGAGGTCTAACAGCTACTGTGGATGCCTATCTGACACCTGTTATTAAAGAATACCTCACTGGATTTATGTCTAGGTTTGAAGATGGTGCCGATAAGGTAAATGTCTTGTTTATGCAATCAGATGGTGGTCTTGCACCAGAACAAAGGTTCTCTGGGCATAAAGCTGTCCTGTCGGGTCCTGCAGGTGGTGTTGTTGGTTACTCTCAAACCCTCTTTGAACTTGAAACATCTAAACCTCTCATTGGATTTGATATGGGTGGCACGTCTACTGATGTTAGTCGCTATGATGGAAGCTATGAGCAAGTACTTGAGACCCAAATTGCCGGGGCAATAATTCAAGCACCACAGCTTGCCATAAACACTGTGGCTGCCGGTGGTGGCTCCAAGCTTAAGTTTCAATTTGGTTCTTTCCATGTAGGTCCTGAGTCAGTTGGTGCACACCCTGGCCCAGTATGTTACAGAAAAGGTGGGGAATTAGCAGTCACAGATGCTAATTTAATATTGGGAACTGTTATTCCTGACTTTTTCCCTTCCATCTTTGGACCAAATGAGGATCAGCCTTTGGACGTGGAAGCCACCAGAAAAGAATTCACCAAGTTAGCACTTGAGATAAATTCTTACAGAAAGAGCCAAGATTCTTCAGTAAAGAATATGACAATTGAAGAAATTGCTCTTGGATTTGTGAATGTCGCAAACGAAACAATGTGTAGGCCTATTCGTCAGCTAACAGAAATGAAAGGCCATGAGACAAAAAATCATGCACTTGCTTGCTTTGGGGGTGCAGGTCCACAGCATGCCTGTGCTATAGCCAGGTCACTGGGTATGTCTGAAGTCCTTATTCACCGATTTTGTGGAATATTGAGTGCTTATGGAATGGGCTTGGCTGATGTTGTTGAGGAGGTACAGAAACCATATTCTGCAGTTTATAGCACTGATAGTGTTCTAGAGGCATCTCGAAGGGAGTCTGTCCTGTTAACTCAAGTTAGAGGAAAGCTCAGGGATCAAGGTTTTGGGGAAGAAAGCATCAAGACAGAAACATATTTGAACCTGAGATATGAGGGTACAGATACAGCCATCATGGTAAAAAAACCAACAGGTGTGGATGATTATGCAGTTGAATTTGAAAGGATCTTCCAGAAAGAGTATGGATTCAAGCTGCAGAATAGGAAAATTCTGATTTGTGATGTAAGGGTTCGTGGTGTAGGTGTCACAAACATCATGAAGCCTAGGGAGTTGGAAACATCTCGTACCACTCCTCAACCAGAAGGATCATACAAGATTTTCTTTGGCAAAGAGTGGTATCAGACCCCATTATTCAAGCTAGAGAAGTTAGGATACGGTCATGTGCTGGCTGGTCCTGCAATCATTATGAACGGTAATAGTACAGTAATTGTGGAACCTAATTGTGTAGCAAGCATTACTAGGTATGGTAATATAAGAATTGAGATCCACTCTGCCTCGGCCACTGTTGATATCACAGAAAAGGTCGCTGATGTTGTGCAACTTTCTATATTCAACCATCGGTTTATGGGGATTGCTGAGCAGATGGGTCGGACTCTCCAGAGAACTTCGATTTCTACAAATATAAAGGAGAGGCTGGATTTTTCTTGTGCCCTTTTTGGCCCGGACGGAGGGCTTGTTGCTAACGCTCCTCATGTCCCAGTTCATCTGGGAGCCATGTCAAGCACAGTATGTTGGCAATTAGAATATTGGGACGACGATCTTCGTGAAGGGGATGTTCTTGTTACTAATCATCCTTCGGCAGGAGGAAGCCATCTTCCTGACATAACCGTCATAACTCCTGTTTTTGACAATGACAAATTGGTTTTCTTTGTGGCCAGCAGAGGACACCATGCAGAAATTGGTGGGATAACTCCAGGAAGCATGCCACCATTCTCAAAATCTTTATGGGAGGAGGGTGCTACGATTAAAGCATTCAAACTTGTTAAAGGGGGTATCTTCCAAGAAGAGGGAATAATTAACCTGCTTATAAATCCATGTTCCGATGAAAAGTCGAGCAACAAAATCCCAGGAACTCGCAGGATTCAAGACAATCTTTCTGATCTCCGTGCTCAAGTAGCTGCAAACCAGAGAGGCATTACACTAATCAAAGAACTCATCGATCAGTATGGCTTAACAACTGTTCAATCATACATGAACTATGTTCAGAAAAATGCTGAAGAAGCTGTAAGAGAGATGCTTAAAGCAGTTGCAGCAAAATTGGAACGAGAAACGGGATCCACTGTAGTCGAGGAAGAAGACTACATGGATGATGGTTCTATTATCCACTTGAAGCTCAGTATTGACGCAAAAAATGGCGAAGCTACTTTCGACTTTGAAGGGACTAGCTCAGAAGTTTATGGCAATTGGAATGCCCCTCAAGCAGTAACGGCAGCAGCAGTTATATACTGCCTTCGCTGCTTGGTGGATGTGGACATACCACTAAATCAAGGTTGCCTGGCGCCTGTAACAATTCACATTCCGGACGGTTCTTTTCTTTCACCGAGTGACAAGGCAGCGGTTGTCGGTGGCAATGTGCTCACGTCTCAGAGGGTTACGGATGTTATTCTGACTTCATTCCAAGCGTGTGCCTGTTCTCAGGGTTGCATGAATAATCTAACGTTCGGGGATGACACCTTTGGTTACTATGAGACCATTGGAGGCGGAAGCGGTGCAGGGCCAACTTGGGATGGAACTAGTGGAGTCCAGTGCCACATGACCAACACTAGGATGACAGATCCGGAAATATTTGAGCAGCGATATCCTGTTCTTCTTCACAAGTTTGGACTACGAGAAAACAGTGGCGGTGCTGGGTATCACAGAGGCGGAGATGGACTGGTTCGGGAAATAGAGTTCAGGAAACAGATTGTGGTCAGCATCCTTTCTGAGAGGCGAGTACATGCACCGAGGGGCCTAAAAGGTGGAAAAGATGGCGCACGCGGTACGAACTATCTGATCAAGAGAGACAAGCGAAGGGTGTATCTAGGTGGGAAAAACACTGTGAAGGTGGATGCTGGAGAGATTCTCCAGATATGTACTCCTGGCGGTGGTGGTTTTGGCTCTCCCCTCTGA
- the LOC122015780 gene encoding histone H2B-like, protein MAPKAEKKPAEKKPASSDKPAEEKEKKTAAEKAPAEKKPKAGKRLPSKDGAAAAGDKKKKKAKKGTETYKIYIFKVLKQVHPDIGISSKAMSIMNSFINDIFEKLAQEASRLARYNKKPTITSREIQTSVRLVLPGELAKHAVSEGTKAVTKFTSS, encoded by the coding sequence ATGGCGCCCAAGGCCGAGAAGAAGCCCGCGGAGAAGAAGCCCGCTTCCTCCGACAAGCCGGCggaggaaaaggagaagaagaccgCGGCCGAGAAGGCCCCGGCGGAGAAGAAGCCCAAGGCCGGAAAGCGTCTCCCTTCCAAGGACGGTGCCGCTGCTGCAGGcgacaagaaaaagaagaaggccaagAAGGGCACTGAGACCTACAAGATTTACATATTCAAGGTGCTCAAGCAGGTGCACCCAGATATTGGCATCTCCAGCAAAGCCATGTCGATTATGAACTCGTTCATCAACGATATCTTCGAGAAGCTCGCGCAGGAGGCCTCGCGCCTTGCCCGCTACAACAAGAAGCCCACCATCACGTCCCGTGAGATCCAGACCTCCGTCCGTCTCGTCCTCCCCGGTGAGCTCGCCAAGCATGCGGTCTCCGAGGGCACCAAGGCCGTGACCAAGTTTACCAGCTCTTAA